The window TGATTGAGGGTCAGGGAATCCGGCACGTCATACGGGCTTGGGCGGATCCGGCGGGCAACGTCCGGGTGGATCACCGCGAGGAACAGAGCGATGTGGCCCGGGGGACACGGTTTACGGTCCGCGTGTCGGCGGAAGACCAGAACTTTTCGGTGGTGTATTGGGCGGAGGCGTTCGCAGTGTTCAACCCGCACGCTTTGGAAAAAAATCGGGGTTTTTGAAAATCGCGAAGTTGAGAGTAAGACATCAGGGGGCAGCAGTTTCGGGGATGCCGGTGTCCGGAGCCAGGGCCGAGGCCGGAGGAGGACGATATGCTGGGTCAGGAGGCAGGCGCGCCGCGCCGCAGAGGGCGTTGCCACCGGCGGATCTGGAGGCCCGATATCGGATGTTGGTATTTCTGCTTCACCTGTGCCGGGATGCGGCGGAGTTACAAGTGGAAACCGCCCGTGATAGGGGTGATGTGGATGTTGACAGTAGCGATAAGTTAAAGATCATCGTGGAAAATGTCCCGGCGTATACAGCAACGGCTCATGCGTCTAGTCAGCACAGGGACTTGTGGAACCGGCCCTGAAGGGCGTGCTCCGCCGGATCGGGATTGAACCCCCAAGCTGCACGACGTGGGTGGCCTCCTGCTCGAATTCCGGGACCGTCTGCCGCCGGAAGTGGCCGCCGAAGCGGCCATTTTAGCCCGGATCTCCAAGTGGCTCCGCAAGGAGCGAGAGTTCTCCTTCTACGGAGACATTGATTTCATTCCCACCGAGGAGTACACCGAATCCGACGCCGCAAGGGCCATTCGGGACGCCAACTTCGCGGTGGAAACGGCGCGCAAGGTGATCCCCGCCCGGGACCAGTAGCTGAGGATAAGGTCTCTGAACCTCCCCATGGCTAAAGCCGGCTAAAGCCGGGGGCTTGCGGCGGAAAGGTTTTTCGTCAGTGGGATTCCCCGTCCCAACTTAATCCGTTCAGGTCCAGTTTGCCGTCCTGCAGCAGGCGGGCCTTGAACAGCCTCATCGGTTGGGGCAGGCGGTAGCTTCGTGGGCCAACCTGCACCACCACGTCCGCGTGTGCTCGGGCGATGCTTATTTTCCGGTTTTCAGGTACCGTGATCCGGGTGGTTACCCCCAAGAGCGACCCGGCTTCTTTGACGTAGACGTTTCCCTTCGCGAGAACGAACCCCCCGCGCAGCACTCCATTGATATAAGCCATTTGCGATGTTCGGGAGAAAAGATAAATAGGCTGTTTTAGAGTTGCGGAAAAAACATTTTACCCCGGTCCAATCCGGATTTTATGCGGTTTGCAGGGATGGGTAACGGGCGGATCGGCAAAATTGACCCCAAGGGAGAAAAGCGGAGAAAAAGCGAAGGAGAATGAGAAATAAGAAGGGAAAACCCCCTTTTGTGGAGAATCCTTTTTGTAACCACCAAAAAAGAACCACGAAGGAGGTTTCCCTTATGGCCATTATACCACAACAGCGGCTTTTTGGGTGGCAGGAAATCGACGAACTCGGTGACTTGGAACGTTTTTTGCTTGTAGTGAACCACCTGCCCGATGAGCAGTTGATGCAAAAGCTGGAGAGAGAGCGTGGTAAGGGACGGGATGATTACCCGGTGCGGGCGGTTTGGAACTCCATCCTGGCCGGGATCGTATTTCAGCACGTGTCTGTGGAGAGCCTGCGGCGGGAACTCTGCCGGAACGGCCAGTTGCGGGAACTTTGCGGTTTTGATCCGGCCCGGGGCGAGGATGCCGTTCCGCCTTCTTACATATACAGCCGCATCTTGGTGAAACTGATGCGGCACGCCGACGAAGTGGAAAACATATTTACGCGGCTGGTGGATGAAATAAGAGTGCTGCTACCGGATTTCGGTCGAATTTTGGCCATAGACAGCAAAGCCGTCAGCAGTCTGGCCCGGGGCAAAAAGCGGGATGAAGAAGAGAAGGTCCAAAAGCCTGACGGGCGCCGGGACACCGATGCGGACTGGGGCCGGAAAACATACCGGGGGCGTAAGAAAGGCGGCACCCTATGGGAAAAAGTCGTGTGGTGGTTTGGCTACAAACTCCACCTCGTAGTTGACGCTGTTTATGAATTGCCGGTGGGATTTGCGGTGACAAAGGCATCGGCCAGCGACGTGAAAGAGGGACATATACTCATTGATCGGGTGGCGAAAGAGCATCCGGAGATTGTGGCCCGCTGCGAGGCATTGGCGGCGGACAAAGCCTTTGACGACATCAAGCTAAACGTGAAACTCTGGGACGAATACCGGATCAAGCCCGTGATTGACATCCGCAACACGTGGCGGGACGGCGAGGAGACGTGGCTTGTAACCGGTAAGGAGAACATCGTTTACGATTACCGTGGAACGGTTTATTGTTGCTGCCCCGAGACAAACAAACATCGCGAGATGGCCTTCGGGGGATTTGAGAAAGACCGGGAAACCTTGAAATACCGCTGTCCGGCCCGGCACTACGGAGTAGAGTGCCGGGGCATGGAACAATGTGCCGCAACCGGTGGGATACGTATTCCCCTGGTGGAAGACCGGCGGATCTTCACCCCGCTGGCGCGGTCCAGCTACAAGTGGAAAACACTCTACAAAAAGCGTACGGCGGTAGAAAGGGTAAATGCCCGCCTGGACGAGGCCTACGGATTTGAAAAGCATTTCATTCGGGGCTTGAAGAAGATGAAGCTGCGTTGCGGGTTGGCCCTGATGGTGATGCTGGCGATGGCCGTGGGCCGACTGCGACAAAAACAAGGAATAGACTTAAGGAGCCTGGTGAAGGCGGCCTG is drawn from Candidatus Desulforudis audaxviator MP104C and contains these coding sequences:
- a CDS encoding transposase; the encoded protein is MAIIPQQRLFGWQEIDELGDLERFLLVVNHLPDEQLMQKLERERGKGRDDYPVRAVWNSILAGIVFQHVSVESLRRELCRNGQLRELCGFDPARGEDAVPPSYIYSRILVKLMRHADEVENIFTRLVDEIRVLLPDFGRILAIDSKAVSSLARGKKRDEEEKVQKPDGRRDTDADWGRKTYRGRKKGGTLWEKVVWWFGYKLHLVVDAVYELPVGFAVTKASASDVKEGHILIDRVAKEHPEIVARCEALAADKAFDDIKLNVKLWDEYRIKPVIDIRNTWRDGEETWLVTGKENIVYDYRGTVYCCCPETNKHREMAFGGFEKDRETLKYRCPARHYGVECRGMEQCAATGGIRIPLVEDRRIFTPLARSSYKWKTLYKKRTAVERVNARLDEAYGFEKHFIRGLKKMKLRCGLALMVMLAMAVGRLRQKQGIDLRSLVKAA